From the Bombus affinis isolate iyBomAffi1 chromosome 4, iyBomAffi1.2, whole genome shotgun sequence genome, the window ATCGCCATGGATTATGCTCGCATGAAGTTGAATCGATCTGTGAAATACGCGCGGTTGCAACGCCAACCATTTGCAAACCTACGTGACTGAATAGCATTTCGAAGTGTAGAGATCCGATTGTAGGAGAACGCAAATTTTTACTCCAAGTCACATTCCAGGACAATAGGCTTATTAGCTTGCGCGAAACGAGTTCTACACCGAAGGGGCACTGACTGACTGCTTTCTATCTTGTATCCGGAAAATTCTCTCCTTCGTTCAGGCGTAGAAATCGATTGCAAAAATTTGccatgtaattttttaaatggtCGCGTTATTACACGGTAATAACCACTTAGAAGCCAAACTCGTAAGCtctaaattttctaaaaatttcttaattttgccATCGAAATATCTACGTGATTAATGTCTAACTCTGGAAAAACCGATCACCGAATGTTAACGAAGTCGATCAGAGTTTGACGTTCGTACAGTTCTTGTAACATCTGCGAAACATCATCGACAACTCGTCGATTTCCTCTGGAAATCGTTCCGAGAGCGTTCGTTGAAGACCGAACGACTAAATCAACGCTTTCGACGCGGTTTTTCTTCCCACGTTCATTCTATGGATCGCCGTAACGGGCCGTATGCTCACGGTGGAAATTGCAGTCCTGTCTGAGCTCCGACATCGCGAACTCCTCCGCCCCCCACCTCCTCTTTAAAGCAGCGCGCGGACGCGCGTACTCGCTCGCGAGCACGCCGCACAGCCTACTGTTACGCTGTGCAAAAATCGTCGCAATTGCGCCAATAAATCTTCCACGCTAATGCCAGGCCCCGGGAGAAACAGTTATCAGATGCTCGAGACACGATGCGCCTTTAACAATTTCCCGGCTATTATGCTCGCCACTCATTAACGATTCGCTGGACTCTCGATGATCTAACGGAGGTTCTCGTCTCCCCTCCATCCCGCTATCCGCGTATCTTGGCCTGGTATTATGGTAACAATATATCGACTCGTAATGTATTAGACGTTTACGCGTATGGAAAGATACCATTTATCTAGTGCGTGGAGCTATGTGAGAGTGGATAAGGATCGTAAGTGAGCTCACTTCTGGTGTTTCTATTAGGTTTGTGAACGTGAAATGTCGTACTGTCGAATGAGGCTAGAGACATAAGCGGTCTCTTTCAGGAAGCATCGTGTAGGTGGTTGATACgtataatttctatataattCTATCAGCGAATATCGTTCTTCAGCTTAGCTTTCTCAATCTAGTTTCGTTATTAGTATAagtttcttcttattattacgatcttatttataaattataggtTTATAAAGACTGAGAATGAGAAAAACTGTTGATGAATTACGTTTGTTTTATTGAAATTCCACATGGAACACTTCGTTCaatttttctattcttttatAGATAGTTAAATCACATTAAGTTACTAGTAAGAATACACACGAATGTTATAACTTCAATTAACTTTCGACAAAATACAAACATCCACTATATTTTCCAATAATTTCATCGAGATCGACAAAATCTATAATACAAATATCTTGACAAAAAACATCAACTTGAACGAATCTATCTAACAATCTACCGATCGTTAAGTATCATAGTCTTCTCGTGTCTCTCAATCGCGATGTTCTTGATCGTCTCCCATAGCATGGGGTACGGGTGTATCGTCCTAGCGAAGTCGCCTCGACTTAACCGGTATAGCTCGCATACCTCAACGGCGACCACGCTGGCTACCCTCAACTCGTTGGGCATGACGAGTGCGATCTCGCCGAAGTATGCGCCGTCCTCCAAATGGCACACTTCTTTGCCCGAGTTCGTATAAATAGCTACAGTACCGGTAGCGATAAAATACATACAATCACCCGGTTGATTCGCTCGCATGATCACGTCGTTGGTCAAGAAGATCTCGGACTTCAATAACGCGACGATTCGACCCAACAACGACAATGGTAAATTATTAAAGAACGATACGTTTTCCACTAATTTACGACACGAGTGCATCCTGATTTCGTGACGCATCTGGATAGACAACGTATTAATGATTTCCGTCTCGCGGAAGAATCGATGCTGAAAACGAAACTCGTAATATTGAATGATCCTTCTCTGAGAAGGATACGGTAATTGTTTGTGCCTCATGTACTGTCTTAGCTGAGCCACGGTACCTTGATACCTGAGACGAGAGCTGTTGTGTCCTTTAAAGAATTGCATTACTCGCGTAATGAGGAACCAGGGCGCGACAATACCAAATAGCTGCAGAAAGATAATCAAGTAAATATCTCCTACATTCTGATAATGCGTATACAACAGATCAGCCATCATAAACGTAGATATGGCGCGTAGGCTACTGGCCAAGTATTGCTGAGCCCTATGAACCTCCCACAATTTATTCACTTCTATCCAGGAAGTATTGGAGGGACGTTCTGGTTGACGTATGGAGGTACTCACTATAGGTATCAACCAGTGAAGGCAAGATTGCCAATGTAGTAACAGTATCATCCATAAGAGTATCAGACAGAACTCTTGAAGAGCTAAAGGGATATCGTAGGCAAAGGCCAGCTTGTCGACGTAGGAACTGAGGGAGAAGACACGAAAGATACATATGAGGGATGTCGTCTTGCGAGTCACTGTGAGATCCGCCCATCTGGTTAGATAGAAGAAGTCCGTTGGAAAAGAACCAAGGAAATCGAGGAAAAAGGTGCTGTGTTTCACGTAATGATTGATTATCTTCTTTTGTTCTAGTACCGTCGAGTGCGTTTCCTTATTGAAATATCTAAGAGCGAAATGTGCATTTTAGACGAATCTTGAAATACTATGTGTGTTGTAAATTTGCAAAAAAAATTTCTAAATTACGGAAATTTTCATTAAACGCCAATTGTCTATCCTTATATCCTTTTCTTCTgcgaaagaaataataaataggCATGATGGTAAAATGATTCTGTCATAAATGACACTTGTTTGCAAATCGTTGTCATTAGGTTAAACCGTGAAAGTTTTAAATCACTATCTAATACACTTTTAATGCATAGTTACGTAACGTTATGGAAATTATAAATGATTTAGTGTTCCGAACTTACGAAGTTAAAGGTAATCGGTCAAAAGTCAGAAAGTGTTCAGTCAACTTATGATCACCGCTTTCGATAAAAAGTCTTAGTAATTAACACGTTCACCACGTACGCCTCGGATTCGAGTAGGCATGTAATTTTACGATGTACGTGCGATACCGATTTAGGTGCGGGATGTGAATACGTAACAACGCGAGTTAACGTTCGGAAGCATGCAGATTTTTCTATTCCACTTTCTAATTTTACCAGATGTATTTATGCATTCAAATGAAAGTCCTGTCATGTCACtgttattttatgttatataacgtaattattaCTAAAGTTtggataaatataaataaaatcgcctaaacgtattaattaaataaagtcaACTTACATCTTTAATCCTTTCACAAGATAATAAAATGACAAAAAATTCAGAATAGatcatttagaaaataattattcctTTATCGTCCAAATTTTCTCTGCACTATTGGTAtcagatacaaaaaaaaaaaaaaaaaagaaagaaagaaaaatacaaactttcaacgttttatagaaaatataaatttttatagataGTAACGCTATCGATAGTATATTTGACCCGTCCAAGATTTTCTGGTGCTACgttctaaaattataaaatatttcgtttctGTCTACTGCGTTTAAAATCGGTCGGATTATCAGTCAATGCTCGTATCGGTACTTGAACAAGTTTACCTGCAGTGACATCGCGACGAAATTCGGAACAGGCACACGCACGCGATACTTGCCCCGTTCTGAGGTTAACCACTACGTCCCCACAGCAGATGAACAGCAAGAAGTTCTTGCCGAAGTTCCAGATCGATGACTTTTTCTCCATTTCGAAGGCGGCCTGATAGGGAACGAGCAGCAACACGCTGGTTATCACGAAAATCATCATGAAGTCCCAGTAGTGCCTGCAATAACGATCCGGAGCATAATGCGCGCGCCAAGTAGACCGGATGCGCTGACAGTTATTGGTAACTTTCACGAAACGATTTATCATCAGGTTAACCGTACGTTTTATGATGCACACTCGCGCGGTCTTTTACGGTAATAACCCTTTTTATCGGGTGTTGCAAGCAGAATCGAGGAGTTGAAATGGTAACCGATGCACGTAAGTACGTACATGAGTGCCAGCAATGGAAATCTTCGGTATAAGCGGTGAAATGTTTGTTTAAAACTGACACTTGTGATTGTAGCTT encodes:
- the LOC126915044 gene encoding potassium/sodium hyperpolarization-activated cyclic nucleotide-gated channel 1-like, which produces MMIFVITSVLLLVPYQAAFEMEKKSSIWNFGKNFLLFICCGDVVVNLRTGYFNKETHSTVLEQKKIINHYVKHSTFFLDFLGSFPTDFFYLTRWADLTVTRKTTSLICIFRVFSLSSYVDKLAFAYDIPLALQEFCLILLWMILLLHWQSCLHWLIPIVSTSIRQPERPSNTSWIEVNKLWEVHRAQQYLASSLRAISTFMMADLLYTHYQNVGDIYLIIFLQLFGIVAPWFLITRVMQFFKGHNSSRLRYQGTVAQLRQYMRHKQLPYPSQRRIIQYYEFRFQHRFFRETEIINTLSIQMRHEIRMHSCRKLVENVSFFNNLPLSLLGRIVALLKSEIFLTNDVIMRANQPGDCMYFIATGTVAIYTNSGKEVCHLEDGAYFGEIALVMPNELRVASVVAVEVCELYRLSRGDFARTIHPYPMLWETIKNIAIERHEKTMILNDR